A single window of Bacteroides sp. DNA harbors:
- a CDS encoding AI-2E family transporter, whose product MVRSTFRSFFWLLLFVAVMVFLSWYFLRVVIYLLVSVVLALLGKPVMDFLSSLRLGRFRLPQGVSAFITLLLMIGLLAGLFSFMLPLLTRQAALLSDISVQSITTSLQEPLLYLERHFHDWGILAPSETISERIIGELSSIVTFERFSAVFNSVLGLIVEIFIGFLAIAFITFFFLKEEHLFTKGVLLFTPKPYKNEAESILRESKILVRRYITGLVSDLALVFILISLCMWVLGLENALVIGFFAGILNTIPYVGPIIATFIGVFLGLSINLDLDFYTQMLPLILKIVASFIIVNTIDVSVLQPMIYSKSVRSHPLEIFIVFILAGIMGGVFGMIIAIPSYSVLRIFIKVFLEKSMLVRRIMEEMKL is encoded by the coding sequence ATGGTCAGGTCCACTTTCAGGAGCTTCTTCTGGCTGCTGCTTTTTGTCGCAGTGATGGTGTTTTTATCGTGGTATTTTCTGCGTGTGGTCATTTACCTGCTGGTATCGGTCGTCCTGGCCCTGCTTGGAAAGCCTGTGATGGACTTCCTTTCCAGTCTGCGCCTGGGGCGGTTTAGGCTACCACAGGGGGTCAGCGCCTTCATCACGCTGCTGCTAATGATCGGCCTGCTGGCCGGTTTGTTCTCTTTCATGCTGCCCCTGCTTACCCGGCAGGCCGCCCTGCTATCCGACATCAGCGTCCAGAGCATCACCACCAGCTTACAAGAACCCTTGCTTTACCTCGAACGGCACTTTCACGATTGGGGAATCCTGGCGCCTTCCGAAACCATATCCGAAAGAATCATTGGCGAGTTGTCCTCTATCGTTACTTTTGAGCGATTTTCAGCCGTGTTCAACTCTGTCCTTGGGCTCATCGTAGAGATCTTCATTGGTTTCCTTGCCATTGCCTTTATCACCTTTTTCTTCCTGAAGGAAGAACACCTGTTTACCAAAGGGGTGCTGCTTTTCACCCCCAAGCCCTATAAGAACGAAGCCGAAAGCATCCTGAGGGAAAGCAAGATCCTGGTGCGCCGTTACATCACCGGACTGGTAAGCGATCTTGCCCTTGTTTTTATCCTCATCAGCCTATGCATGTGGGTGCTCGGCCTGGAAAATGCCCTGGTGATTGGTTTTTTTGCCGGTATTCTTAACACCATTCCTTATGTGGGTCCCATAATCGCAACCTTTATCGGAGTGTTCCTGGGCCTCAGTATCAACCTCGACCTGGATTTCTATACCCAGATGCTGCCGCTCATCCTGAAGATCGTCGCCTCATTCATTATCGTAAATACCATCGATGTCTCTGTGCTGCAACCGATGATATATAGCAAGAGCGTGCGCAGCCACCCCCTTGAGATCTTTATTGTGTTTATCCTGGCCGGCATCATGGGCGGGGTGTTCGGCATGATCATCGCCATCCCTTCCTACAGCGTCCTGCGGATCTTTATCAAGGTCTTTCTCGAGAAATCGATGCTGGTGAGAAGGATAATGGAGGAGATGAAGCTTTGA
- a CDS encoding riboflavin kinase: MENIADKNKNNTVRMLVEQGAVLEAGQLLGHAFFLEGFVVEGNRIGRTLGYPTANLGRLDESQTTPAQGVYVALVKAVDRWHESMVNIGIRPTLDLDHVTIEAHLFDFDEDLYGQKISIHFLERIRDEMRFPSLGDLKDQLRKDRTTSLQILGELAFQPQPDEERVIIKKIPSETK, translated from the coding sequence ATGGAAAATATTGCTGATAAAAACAAGAATAACACGGTAAGAATGCTTGTTGAACAGGGCGCTGTTCTCGAGGCCGGACAACTGCTGGGGCATGCTTTCTTTCTGGAAGGCTTCGTGGTGGAAGGCAACCGGATTGGCCGCACCCTTGGCTACCCCACGGCAAACCTTGGCAGGCTTGATGAAAGCCAGACAACGCCCGCCCAGGGGGTGTATGTGGCCTTGGTCAAAGCAGTGGACCGCTGGCACGAAAGCATGGTCAACATTGGCATTCGCCCCACCCTTGACCTGGATCACGTGACCATCGAAGCACATCTGTTCGACTTTGACGAAGACCTGTATGGTCAGAAGATCAGCATTCATTTCCTCGAACGCATCCGCGATGAAATGCGCTTCCCTTCCCTGGGCGATCTCAAGGATCAGTTGCGCAAAGACCGGACGACAAGTCTGCAGATCCTCGGCGAACTGGCTTTCCAGCCCCAACCCGATGAGGAAAGAGTAATAATCAAAAAAATTCCTTCTGAAACAAAATAA
- the atpD gene encoding F0F1 ATP synthase subunit beta, translated as MEPKTGKISQVIGPVVDVTFDNTQELPNIHEALEVKTSNDMRLVLEVQQHLGEDTVRTIAMDSTDGLSRDMEVHCSGGPITMPASQDIRGRLFNVIGEPIDGMGPVKSKTRYPIHRDAPRFEDLKTETEILYTGIKVIDLLTPYPKGGKIGLFGGAGVGKTVIIMELINNIAKGYQGTSVFAGVGERTREGNDLLREMIESGVIRYGEAFKESMEQGHWDLSKVDREELARSQATLVFGQMNEPPGARARVALSGLAVAEYFRDGADQTSGSDILFFIDNIFRFTQAGSEVSALLGRMPSAVGYQPTLATEMGIMQERITSTQRGSITSVQAVYVPADDLTDPAPATTFSHLDATTVLSRKIFELGIYPAVDPLDSTSRILTPEIVGEEHYQTAKQIKMILQRFKELQDIIAILGMDELSEEDRLVVNRARKVQRFLSQPFHVAEQFTGRPGVLVSLEDTIRGFKMILKGETDHCHESDFMMAGNIEEVLERTKKNQHKK; from the coding sequence ATGGAACCAAAAACAGGTAAAATTTCGCAGGTCATCGGGCCTGTGGTGGATGTCACCTTTGACAACACCCAGGAACTCCCCAATATCCATGAAGCCCTGGAAGTGAAGACTTCAAACGATATGCGGCTGGTGCTGGAGGTACAGCAGCATCTGGGGGAAGACACGGTTCGCACCATCGCGATGGATTCGACCGATGGACTTTCGCGCGACATGGAAGTGCACTGCAGCGGGGGGCCTATCACCATGCCGGCAAGCCAGGACATCAGGGGACGCCTTTTCAATGTCATCGGTGAACCCATTGATGGGATGGGACCTGTAAAATCCAAAACGCGTTATCCCATTCACCGTGATGCGCCTCGCTTTGAGGATCTGAAGACCGAAACCGAGATCCTTTACACCGGGATCAAGGTCATTGACCTGCTGACCCCCTATCCAAAAGGCGGCAAGATCGGGCTTTTTGGCGGCGCTGGCGTGGGCAAGACCGTTATCATCATGGAACTGATCAATAACATTGCCAAAGGCTACCAGGGCACCAGTGTTTTTGCCGGCGTAGGCGAACGCACCCGTGAGGGAAATGACCTTTTGCGGGAAATGATCGAATCGGGGGTAATCCGTTATGGTGAAGCTTTTAAAGAATCGATGGAACAGGGTCACTGGGACCTGAGCAAAGTCGACAGGGAAGAGCTGGCGCGTTCGCAAGCCACGCTTGTTTTCGGCCAGATGAACGAACCGCCTGGCGCGCGCGCCAGGGTAGCCCTATCGGGACTTGCCGTGGCTGAGTATTTCAGGGATGGCGCGGATCAGACCTCAGGCTCTGACATCCTGTTCTTCATTGATAACATTTTCCGGTTCACCCAGGCCGGTTCAGAAGTATCGGCACTGCTGGGACGTATGCCTTCAGCGGTAGGCTACCAGCCGACCCTTGCCACCGAAATGGGAATCATGCAGGAACGCATCACTTCTACCCAGCGCGGCTCCATCACTTCGGTGCAGGCAGTGTATGTTCCGGCGGATGACCTGACGGACCCGGCACCTGCCACCACTTTTTCACACCTGGATGCCACCACGGTGCTCAGCCGCAAGATCTTTGAGCTTGGGATTTACCCGGCCGTTGACCCGCTCGACTCCACCTCGCGCATCCTGACGCCCGAGATCGTGGGCGAAGAACATTACCAGACGGCCAAACAGATCAAAATGATCCTGCAGCGCTTTAAGGAGTTACAGGACATTATTGCCATCCTGGGGATGGATGAACTTTCGGAAGAAGATCGCCTGGTGGTGAACCGTGCCCGCAAGGTACAACGTTTCCTGAGCCAGCCTTTCCACGTGGCTGAACAGTTTACGGGCCGTCCAGGGGTGCTGGTTTCACTGGAAGACACCATCCGCGGCTTTAAAATGATCCTGAAAGGGGAAACGGACCATTGCCATGAGTCTGACTTTATGATGGCCGGCAACATTGAGGAAGTCCTTGAAAGAACCAAAAAAAATCAGCACAAAAAGTAA